The proteins below are encoded in one region of Microvirga terrae:
- a CDS encoding LysR family transcriptional regulator yields MEWSDLRIFLAIAREGTLGAAARKLGQSQPTMGRRLRALEQDVGHTLFQRTGEGFILTDEGSAMLSHAERIEEEVLAIQRQLSGQDRQLEGAIRLSSSDWFGTHMLTPILAEFVGLHPRVVVELVTSAQHFSLPRREADMVFRIRPFDDPDVISRRLLRIPYGVYIKSGLEHPRPGNGIGTPLITMDTALATLPDAVWLKRILPNAHVVSRSNNRDVQGRMCAQGAGVAVLPRPLGDTLSGVERIDLGEDPPDRDTWVGYHRDMRRLARLRALLDLVIERLADTSTRV; encoded by the coding sequence GTGGAGTGGAGTGACCTACGCATCTTTCTTGCGATCGCCCGCGAAGGCACGCTCGGGGCTGCGGCGCGTAAACTCGGGCAGAGCCAGCCGACGATGGGCAGACGTCTGCGTGCGCTGGAGCAGGATGTCGGCCACACGCTTTTTCAACGCACAGGCGAAGGCTTCATCCTGACCGATGAGGGTAGCGCAATGCTTTCCCACGCTGAGCGGATCGAGGAAGAGGTGCTGGCCATCCAGCGCCAGCTTTCCGGTCAGGACCGGCAACTCGAAGGAGCCATCCGCCTCTCGTCTTCGGACTGGTTCGGAACCCATATGCTGACCCCCATCCTGGCCGAGTTCGTTGGCTTGCACCCGCGGGTCGTGGTCGAGCTGGTCACTAGCGCACAGCATTTTAGCTTGCCGCGGCGCGAGGCCGACATGGTGTTCCGGATTCGGCCATTCGACGACCCGGATGTTATCTCCCGCCGCCTCCTGCGCATTCCTTATGGCGTTTACATCAAATCGGGTTTGGAGCACCCGCGTCCTGGCAACGGGATCGGCACGCCGCTGATCACCATGGATACAGCCCTGGCGACCCTGCCGGATGCTGTCTGGTTAAAGCGAATTCTTCCCAATGCTCACGTCGTGTCACGGAGCAACAACAGGGACGTGCAAGGGCGGATGTGCGCCCAAGGGGCTGGAGTTGCCGTTCTGCCGCGACCATTGGGCGATACGCTTTCGGGGGTGGAACGGATCGACCTAGGCGAGGATCCGCCCGACCGCGACACCTGGGTTGGCTATCACAGGGACATGAGACGGTTAGCGCGTCTCAGGGC